The window CGGCTGGGAGTGGGTCAACTCGGCGACGCTAGCCCGGGCCGTGGACCGGCGCGGGACGGTGCTGTCGGAATGGATGCTCGACGTCCCCTGGACGCTGCACGTCGGGCAGTGGGTGATCGTCGCCTTCGAGCTGCTCGCCCCGGTGGTGCTGTTCGTGAACGAGCGCTGGCGGCTGCGGATCGTCGCGTTCTTCCTCGCCTTTCACCTGGCGACGTACGCCGGCACCACCATCTTCTTCTGGCCGCACACGCTCTGCCTGGCCGCTTTCCTCCCCCTCGAGCGGCTCGCCCCGCGGCTGGCGGTCGCCGCCGAGCGTGCCCGCGAGCGGCTCGGGCTGCCCGGGACACGGTCCCCGGCCCGCACGTCGTGACCGGCCCCGCGCGGCCGGGCCCACGCGGCGCCGACCTCCCGCTCACCCGCCGCGCCGTGCTCTGGCGCGGCGGCGCGCTCGCCGTGGTCACCGCCGGTGCGGCCTGGGGCAGCCTGCGCGGGGTCGACGACCACTGGCCCTTCGCGCCCATGTCGCAGTTCGCCTTCCGCACCGACCCGGACGGGGAGGTGCGCGCCGCCTTCGTGACCGCGGTGACCGACGCCGGCGACGCGGTCGACGTCCCGCTCACCAACGACTCGGTCGGGATGAACCGGGCGGAGGTCGAGGGCCAGCTGGAGAGCTTCCGCGAGCGGCCCGAGCGGCTGCGCGCGCTCGCCGAGGCGTGGGCCGCGCTGCACCCGGGACGTCCCCGGCTGGTCCGCGTGGAGCTGCACGAGCGCGTGACCCGGATGGAGGGCGGGCGGCTGCTCGACCCGGTCGAGGTGCCGGTAGCCGCTTGGCAGGGCCGGTGAGCGTGACCGTCGCCCCACCCGGGCGTGCCGCGCGCTGGCTGGCCCCGGCCGTACCGCTCGCCCGGGCCGCGGTGCTGCGCCGGGTGCTCGCCGTCTTCGTCCTGCTCGACATGGCGTTCCTCACCGCCGACGTCCTGCCGCACGCGAAGGGGCCGGCCGAGCTCTACCAGCCGCTGCTGCTGCGCCGGGTGCTGGGCCTGCCCGCGCCCGGCCCGGAGTACGTCCGGGCGCTGGCGGCCGTGGTGGTCGTGGCCGCGCTCGTCGTCGCCGCCGGCCGGCTGCCCCGGCTGGCCGGCGCCGTCCTGGCCGTCGGGTTCCTCGACTGGGTCTCGATCGCCTTCTCCTACGGCAAGATCGACCACGACCACTTCGCACTGGTCGTCGCGCTCTTCGCCCTCCCGACCGTCGGGCCGGCGGGCCTGCGTGACCTGCGCACGAGCGCAGCCGCAGGCTTCGCGCTCCGTGCGGTGCAGGTCGCCTGCGTGGCGACGTACTTCCTGTCGGCGGTCGCGAAGATGCGCTTCGGCGGTGCCGGCTGGGCGACGGGGGCGACGTTCTCCTGGGCCATGTCGCGGCGGGGCACGCAGCTGGGCGACGTGCTCGCCGAGGCGCCGGCCCTGCTGCGCACCGCGCAGTGGGGCGTCCTCGTCATGGAAGCGCTGACCCCTGCACTCCTCGTCGTGCGAGCGCGCTGGCAGGCGATCGGCGCCCTCACGCTGGCGGCGTTCCACCTGGGGACCTGGGCGACGACCCGCATCCACTTCCTGCCGCTCGTGGTGTGCCTCGCGGCCTTCCTTCCCCTCGAGCGGCTGGTGCCGGCGCGCCCGTTGCTCGCCCGGCTCGGCTCAGGGCTCGCCCGGCCAGGCGGCCGCGAGCAGGCGGCGGGTCTCCGCCAGTAGCTGGGGCAGGACACGGGTGCGGGCCACGACCGGCATGAAGTTGGTGTCGCCACCCCACCGCGGCACGACGTGCTGGTGCAGGTGGGCGGCGATGCCGGCTCCCGCGATGCCGCCCTGGTTCATCCCGATGTTGAAGCCCTGGGCCCCGCTGACCAGCCGCACCGTGCGCATCGCCGCCTGGGTGAAGGCCGCGAGCTCGGTCGTCTCCGCCACGTCGATGTCGGTGTAGTCGGGCACGTGGCGGTACGGGACCGCGAGCAGGTGGCCGGCGTTGTACGGGTAGAGGTTGAGGACGGCGTAGACCAGCTCGCCCCGGGCGACGATCAGCCCCTCCTCGTCGCTCAACGAGGGGATGTGGCAGAACGGGCAGGACTGCCCGCCCTCGTCGGACGGCTTGTTCTCCCCGCGGATGTAGGCCATGCGGTGCGGGGTCCAGAGCCGCCCGAGCGCGTCGGGCTCCCCCGCTCCCTGCTGCTCGACGAGCTCGGGCGGCTCCAGCGTCATCTGCGGTCCCTGGCCTCAGACCTGTACGCGGCGCTCGACCGCGTCGAGCACCTCGGCCACGGCGTCGGCGACCGGGACGCCGTTCTTCTGCTCGCCGTTGCGGTAGCGGAAGGAGACCGCGCCCTTGGCGGCGTCCTCGTCGCCGGCGAGCAGCATGAAGGGGACCTTCTGCTTCTGCGCGTTGCGGATCTTCTTCTGCATCCGGTCGTCGGAGGTGTCGACCTCGACCCGGACCCCCTTCGCCCGCAGCTGGGCCGCCACGTCCTGCAGGTAGGGGATGTGCGCGTCCGTGATCGGGATACCGACGACCTGCACGGGGGCGAGCCAGGGAGGAAATGCCCCCGCGTAGTGCTCGAGCAGGACGGCGAAGAAGCGCTCGATCGAGCCGAAGAGCGCGCGGTGGATCATCACCGGCCGCTGCCGGGTGCCGTCCGCGGCCTGGTACTCCAGCTCGAACCGCTCGGGCAGGTTGAAGTCGAGCTGGATCGTCGACATCTGCCAGGTTCGGCCGATGGCGTCCTTGGCCTGCACGGAGATCTTCGGGCCGTAGAACGCCGCGCCGGCCGGGTCGAGGACGAGCTCGAGCCCCTGCTTCTCCGCCGCCTGGCGGAGGGTCTCGGTCGCCTCCTCCCAGGCCTCGTCGGTGCCGACGGACTTTTCCGGGTCGCGGGTCGACAGCTCCAGGTAGAAGTCGTCCAGCCCGTAGTCGCGCAGCAGGTTCAGCACGAAGGTCAGCAGCTTGTCCAGCTGCTCGGCCATCTGCTCGCGGGTGCAGTAGATGTGGGCGTCGTCCTGGGTGAACCCGCGGGCGCGGGTCAGGCCCTGCACCACCCCGGACTTCTCGTAGCGGTAGACCGTGCCGAACTCGAACAACGGCAGCGGGAGCTCACGGTAGGACCGCCCACGTGCCCGGAAGATCAGGTTGTGCATCGGGCAGTTCATGGGCTTCATGTAGTAGCGCTGGCCCTCGTCCAGCTCCATGGGCGGGTACATGCCCTCGGCGTACCAGTCCAGGTGGCCCGAGACCTCGAACAGCTTGCCCTTGGTCAGGTGCGGGGTGTTGACGAACTCGTAGCCCGCCTCCTCGTGGCGACGCCGCGAGTAGTCCTCCATGACCTTGCGGATCACGCCGCCCTTGGGGTGGAAGACGGCGAGACCGGAGCCGATCTCGTCGGGGAAGCTGAAGAGGTCGAGCTCGGCGCCGAGGCGGCGGTGGTCGCGCTTCTCGGCCTCGGCCAGGAAGGTGAGGTAGTCCTTCTGCGCGTCCTTGGACTCCCAGGCGGTGCCGTAGACCCGTTGCAGCTGCGGGTTCTTCTCGCTGCCGCGCCAGTAGGCGGCGGCCGTGCGCATGAGCTTGAACGCCGGGATCGCACGGGTGGTCGGCACGTGGGGGCCGCGGCAGAGGTCGCGCCAGGCCAGGCTGCCGTCCCGGCGCAGGTTGTCGTAGATCGTCAGCTCGCCGCCGCCGACCTCGACCGACTCCTCCCCACCGGAGCTCTCGGAGCTCCCGCCCTTGAGCCCGATCAGCTCGAGCTTGTACGGCTCGTCGGCCAGCTCGGCGCGCGCCTGCTCGTCGGTGACGACGCGGCGGGAGAAGGCCTGGCCCTCCTTGATGATCGCCTGCATCTTCTTGTCGAGGGCGGTGAGGTCCTCGGGAGTGAACGGCGTGTCCACGTCGAAGTCGTAGTAGAAGCCGTTCTCGACGGGCGGCCCGATGCCGAGCTTGGCCTCCGGGTGCAGCTCCTGCACCGCCTGCGCCAGCACGTGCGCCGCCGAATGGCGGACGACGGCCCGGCCGTCGGGCTCGTCGTTGCGCACCGGCTCGACCACGTCGCCGTCGGCCACCACGTGGCTGAGGTCGCGGAGCACCCCGTTGACCCGGGCGACGACGACCGCCCGGTCGCCCCCGACGAGGTCCGCGGCCGTCGTGCCCTGCGGGACCTCGCGCTCCGCCCGCTCGGCAGGGGTCGCGACGGTGATGCGCAGGTCGGGCACGGCTGGCCTCCTTGTCGGGCTGCCGGCGTCCGGGCGGGCCGGTACGCCGGCAACGGCGGGTCGAGCGCCGACCCTACCGTCGGCCCCCGCCCGGCCGCCCGCGCGTTCCGGCGGCGGCTCCCGGTCCCGGCGCGCTCAGCCTCGCCTCGATGGCCGTCGCCGGCTCCGGGGCCCCGAGCAGGAAGCCCTGCCCGCGCGTGCACCCCAGCCGCACCAGCGCCGAGAGCTGCTCGGCGCGCTCGACGCCCTCGGCGAGCACGGTCAGCCCGAGCGCGTCGGCCATGGCGAGGATCGCGGCCACGATCCGGGCGTCCGAGCCGGCGCCGTGCAGGCCGTCGATGAAGGCCCGGTCGATCTTGAGCAGGTCGACGGGGAGTGCCTTCAGCGCGCCAAGGCTGGAGTAGCCGGTCCCGAAGTCGTCGACCGCGATCCGGACCCCCAGCCCACGCAGCTCGTGCAGGCGCGCCCGCGCGCGCGGGGCCGTCACGGCGGTCTCGGTGACCTCCAGCCCGAGGCAGTGGCCGGGCAGGGCGTGCCGGTCGAGCAGGTCGGCCACGCCCGGCACGAACCGCGCGTCGTTGAGCTGCAGCGGCGACACGTTGACCCACACGGTCAGCCCGTCCACCGCCGCGGCCCGCTCCCGCCAGCGGGCGAGGTCGGCCATCGCCGTGGCGAGCACCTGGCGCCCGAGCCCGCCGATCAGGCCGGCCTCCTCCGCCAGCGGGACGAAGACGTCCGGGGCCACGGGCCCGCCGCCCGGCCGTGCCCACCGGCAGAGCGCCTCCAGCCCGAGCAGCTCGCCGGTGAGCAGGTCCACCTCCGGCTGGTACGCGACCGAGGTCTCCCCCTCCAGGATCGCGTGGCGCAGCGCGAGCACCAGGTCCGAGCGGGACGCCGCCCGCGCCCGCAGCGAGGCGTCGCAGACCCGCGTTTGCGCGCGGCCGGCCAGCTTCGCCTCGTGCATGGCGAGGTCGGCGTCACGGAGCAGGTCGTCCACGGCCGACCCGCTGACGCTGGAGCAGGCCGCGCCCACGCTCGCCGACAGCCGCAGGTCGTGGCCTCCGACCTGCAGCGGGACGGTGAACGCGCCGCCGGCCCGCTCGGCCAGCGCGTCGACCCCGGCCCGCGGCACGTCGGCTGCGAACACGGTGAAGGCGTCGCCGGCGAACCGGGCGATGAGGTCCTCGGGCCGGAGCCGCTCGCGCAGCGCGGAGGCGGCGCGCCGCAGGTAGGCGTCCCCCGCAGCATGGCCGAGGGTGTCGTTCACCAGCTTGAACTGGTCGACGTCGCAGAAGAGGAGGACGTGGTCCGTGCCCGCCGCGGGCGGTGCGGCGAGCAGCTCCTCGGCCCGGCGCAGGAAGGTCGACCGGTTGAGCAGGCCGGTGACCTCGTCCCTCGTCGCGAGCCGGGTGAGCTCGGCCTGCACCCGCGAGCGCTCGATCACCAGCCGGGTGAGCCCCGCGAAGCTGCGCAGCGTGGCCCACTCGTAGGCGCTCGGGGCGCCGGGCTCGTCCCGGTAGAGCGCGAGCGTCCCGAGCGGCTCGCCGTCCGGGGCCAGGACCGGCAGCGATGCGCAGGCTTGGATGCCGAGCTCCCGGGTGAGGCGCAGGAAGGGCGCCCACACCGGGTCGGTCAGGTCGACCGCGACGACGGGCTCCCGGCGGTACGCGGCGGACCCGCACGGCCCCTGTCCCTCTGCCACGGCGAGCCCGTCGACCGCCATGCGGAACTCCTCGGTCAGGCTCGGCCCGGCGGCGTCGGACAGCGTCCGCGTGGCCGGGTCGAGGACGAGCACAGAGCAGCGCAGGCCGGGGCCGAGCAGGGACTCGACCTCCGCGGCGAGCAGCTCGAGCACCGAGCGCATCGGCCGCCCCGCCGCGAGGGCGGCGAGCACGCGCAGTTGGGCAGCGCGCTCGGCCTGCCCGCGGGCGACGGCGAGCAGCGCGCTCGCCTGCCGGGCGGCGTCGACGAGTGCCGCCGGGGACACGAGGTGGGACGGCTCGTGCGGGAGCCGGCTGCGCACCGAGACGGTGCCGACGCACTGCCCCTCGCTCGCGAGCACAGGAGCGCCTGCGTAGAAGCGGAAAGCGTGCGGCCCCTCGGCGGACGCCCGGAACGAGACGTCGGAGGCGCAGTCGGGGACGACCAGCGGCTCCTCGAACGCCACGACGTGGGCGCAGGGGACCTCGACGTCCGGGCGTCGCTCGTCCACCGGGATGCCCGTCCCGCTCCTGCCGACGCGGTGCTGCAGCCCGGGCGTCAGCAGCGTGACCAGGCCCGTCTCGGCCCCGCTGAGGCGGGCGACGGTGCGCGCGAGCGCGTCGAGGGCAGGACCGAGCGGGTAGAGGTCGGACCGGGCGCCGAGCACCGCCGACAGCCTCGAGGGCGAGGCGATCGCCTGCTCGACCGTCCGCTCGAGCGACTGGGCCGCCGACGGCCCGCTCCCCCTACGCACCATTCCGAGCGGCCCCCACCGGATTCGGCTCCCCGCTGCAGACGGAAGCGTAGCCAGGGCAGATCGGCCGCGCGACCCGACAGGGGGAGAACAGCGCGGGCCCGTGCGGGCGAATCGTCAGTGCGCGGCTTCGTACGCCTCGATGAGCGCCTTGCTGACACGGCCGCGGGCACTGACCTCGTAGCCCTGCTCCTGCGCCCACTGGCGGATGAGCTTGGGGTCGCTCCCCTCGCCTGCGGGCCGCGTTGCCCCCCGCCGGCGCGGGCTGCGGCTCGCGGGCAGGCGACGCCCGTGCAGTGCATGCCCCTCGAGCAGCGTGCGCAGCTCCTCGGCGTGCTCCTCACTGAGGTCGATCTCGTACATCACACCGTCGAGGCCGAAGGTGACCGTCTCGGCCGCCGCGCTCTTTCCGTCGAGATCGTCGATCAGCTCGGTAACCACACGCTGCGCCATGTGTCTCCGACTCCTCCTCCACGACAAAGGCCCGGGGAAGTCAATCATGATCTGGCGCGGGAGAACGCGCGGCACGCGCATCGATAACCCGCTCAGGTCAGAGAGAGCAATTCCCCGGACAATGTCGACGGGGCCTGGAGTCCGGCCGCAGATGGCGGGACCTGTCCACCGGGCCACGGAGGCCGTGGTGGGCGATACTGGGTTCGAACCAGTGACCTCTTCGGTGTGAACGAAGCGCTCTCCCACTGAGCTAATCGCCCGCGCCCCAGCGTCCCGACCGAGGCCGGCGCCGAAGTGCTGATGGGAGTCTAGCGGACCAGCGGGACCCAGTCCGGCACCCACCCCGGGGCGCCGACGATCCGCAGGGTGACCACCACGACCGCGCAGACGAACACGAAGCAGGCCAGGCCGATCAGCCCGCGGACCCAGATGGGCTGGCGGCCGAGCCAGTCGGTCCACTTGTCGAGCAGGTCCTTGCCGAGCTCGAGGAGCCGCTCGGCCCAGGTGAACTCGGTGGCGAGGACGCCCACCCCGAGAAAGACGATGAGCCAGCCGGGGCCGGGCAGCGGGACGAGAGCCAGGCCCAGCACGACGATGAGGCCACCGAGGGCGCCGATGATCGTGCGCCACACCATGCGCCGGGTGCGGCTCGTCGCGATGCGGCGGTCGCGCCAGGCGTGGTAGCGCTCCAGCCGGGTCGCGCCGCCCTGGTCGACCCCGGCCGGTCCCTGCTGCGCGCTCGTCACGTCGCCCCCTGTCCGGATTCTCCGCTTTGGAGTACTGTCGCCCCCGCCGACGGGACGGCGCGCTCGTGCCGCCCCGCGCGGCCGCGTTCGCGATCAACGCGGCTCCGCTGTGAGCCTACGGCGTTTTGGGGCTGACCGGCCCGGGCAACTCTGCGTTCGAGCACGACAACGCGTTGCCCTCCGAGCCGAAGGAACTCGACCATGGACCGTCGCCCCGCCGCCACGGTGTCCTGCGAGCTCGACGTGCGCCTGGTCGTTCCCGGCGAAGCGTCCGTCCCCGTCCCCGTGGTGCTCCGCTACGACTCCGCCGACCCGTACGCCGTCCAGGCCACGTTCCGCACCGGCGGGCAGGGCGTGGACTGGGTCTTCGCCCGCGAGCTCATCGCCGCCGGGGTGAACCGCCCGGTCGGGCAGGGCGACGTCCGGGTGTGGCCCGGCACCGACCCTGACGACGAGGTCGTCTACCTCGCGCTCTCCTCCCCCGACGGCAAGGCGCTGCTCGAGGCTCCCGCGGGCGTGCTGCGCGACTTCGTCGCGCGCACCGCCCTGGTCGTCCCCCCCGGCGAGGAGAACCGCTACCTCGACCTCGACTCGACCCTGGCCGCGCTCCTCGCGACCTGAGCGTCCGCCGGGACCACGACGCGCCACCCCTGCCTCACGGGTCGGGGCTGGCCACGAGCAGGGCGGCCAGCGCGGAGGCCGCTTCCCTCGTGCGCCGGGTCGGCGCCATCAGCAGCCGGTCGTCGATGCGCGCGACCGAGGTCACGTGCCGCAGCGACGAGGTGAGGAACGCCTCCTCGACGTCGGCCAGGGCGGCGTACGGGAACGTCTCCTCCACGGCCCCGGTGGTCTCCAGCACCAGTGCCCGGGTGATGCCCGGCAGGCAGCCGCTCGACAGCGGCGGCGTCACCAGCCGCCCGCCGAGCACCACGAAGACGTTCGCCGCTGCCCCCTCGCACAGCTCTCCCCGGGTGTTCGCGACCAGCGTCTCGTCGGCCCCACGGCGCCGGGCCTCGGCGAGCAGCCACGCGCTCTCGGCGTACGACACCGACTTCACCGCGGCGAGGGGGGAGCGCTCGTTGCGGACGAAGGGCGACGTGACGACGGCCGCGTGCGCCGGCAGCTCGGCGAGCGCCGCGACGGCGAGCACGAGAGTGGCCGGCCCGGTGCCCCGTCCCGGCCCCAGCGGCCCTGGCCCCGCGGTGACGGTCACCCGCAGCCGCTGCCGAGGTGCGCGGGGAGCGGCCGCCAGCAGCTGACCGACGCCCGTGCGGACGGCGTCGGCGGCAGGTGGGCGGATGCCCAGCCGCAGCGCGGAGGCCGCGAGGCGGTCCAGGTGCCGCGTGAGCGCGAGCGGTGTGCCCGCGTCCACGCGCACGGTCTCGAAGACTCCGTCGCCGATCGTGAGCCCGCTGTCGAGGGCGCTGACGCGCGCCTCGCGTCCCGGCAGGACCTGGCCGTCCTGCCAGACGGTCACCTCGTCCACGTCGCTCACTCCCGCCCGCTCGCGGATGCGAGCCCGAGCAGTCGCTCGGCCTTGAGCTCCGTCTCGTCCCACTCGCGCTCCGGGTCCGACCCCCAGGTGACGCCGGCGCCGGTGCCGAACCGCAGCGCACCGTCCTGCAGCCAGAAGGTGCGGATACCGACGGCCAGCACGGCCTGCCCCCGGTCCGCGTCCACCCAGCCGATCCCTCCGCAGTAGGGCCCGCGCGGCACCGGCTCGAGCTGCTCGATGGCGGCCAGCGCGGTGTGCTTGGGGGCACCGCTGACCGATCCGGGCGGGGAGAGCGCCCCGAGCAGGCCGGCCCACGTCGTCCCGGGCCGCAGCGTCCCCGCCACGGTGGAGACCAGATGGACGAGACCGG of the Motilibacter aurantiacus genome contains:
- a CDS encoding HIT family protein; protein product: MTLEPPELVEQQGAGEPDALGRLWTPHRMAYIRGENKPSDEGGQSCPFCHIPSLSDEEGLIVARGELVYAVLNLYPYNAGHLLAVPYRHVPDYTDIDVAETTELAAFTQAAMRTVRLVSGAQGFNIGMNQGGIAGAGIAAHLHQHVVPRWGGDTNFMPVVARTRVLPQLLAETRRLLAAAWPGEP
- the thrS gene encoding threonine--tRNA ligase; the encoded protein is MPDLRITVATPAERAEREVPQGTTAADLVGGDRAVVVARVNGVLRDLSHVVADGDVVEPVRNDEPDGRAVVRHSAAHVLAQAVQELHPEAKLGIGPPVENGFYYDFDVDTPFTPEDLTALDKKMQAIIKEGQAFSRRVVTDEQARAELADEPYKLELIGLKGGSSESSGGEESVEVGGGELTIYDNLRRDGSLAWRDLCRGPHVPTTRAIPAFKLMRTAAAYWRGSEKNPQLQRVYGTAWESKDAQKDYLTFLAEAEKRDHRRLGAELDLFSFPDEIGSGLAVFHPKGGVIRKVMEDYSRRRHEEAGYEFVNTPHLTKGKLFEVSGHLDWYAEGMYPPMELDEGQRYYMKPMNCPMHNLIFRARGRSYRELPLPLFEFGTVYRYEKSGVVQGLTRARGFTQDDAHIYCTREQMAEQLDKLLTFVLNLLRDYGLDDFYLELSTRDPEKSVGTDEAWEEATETLRQAAEKQGLELVLDPAGAAFYGPKISVQAKDAIGRTWQMSTIQLDFNLPERFELEYQAADGTRQRPVMIHRALFGSIERFFAVLLEHYAGAFPPWLAPVQVVGIPITDAHIPYLQDVAAQLRAKGVRVEVDTSDDRMQKKIRNAQKQKVPFMLLAGDEDAAKGAVSFRYRNGEQKNGVPVADAVAEVLDAVERRVQV
- a CDS encoding sensor domain-containing phosphodiesterase, with amino-acid sequence MVRRGSGPSAAQSLERTVEQAIASPSRLSAVLGARSDLYPLGPALDALARTVARLSGAETGLVTLLTPGLQHRVGRSGTGIPVDERRPDVEVPCAHVVAFEEPLVVPDCASDVSFRASAEGPHAFRFYAGAPVLASEGQCVGTVSVRSRLPHEPSHLVSPAALVDAARQASALLAVARGQAERAAQLRVLAALAAGRPMRSVLELLAAEVESLLGPGLRCSVLVLDPATRTLSDAAGPSLTEEFRMAVDGLAVAEGQGPCGSAAYRREPVVAVDLTDPVWAPFLRLTRELGIQACASLPVLAPDGEPLGTLALYRDEPGAPSAYEWATLRSFAGLTRLVIERSRVQAELTRLATRDEVTGLLNRSTFLRRAEELLAAPPAAGTDHVLLFCDVDQFKLVNDTLGHAAGDAYLRRAASALRERLRPEDLIARFAGDAFTVFAADVPRAGVDALAERAGGAFTVPLQVGGHDLRLSASVGAACSSVSGSAVDDLLRDADLAMHEAKLAGRAQTRVCDASLRARAASRSDLVLALRHAILEGETSVAYQPEVDLLTGELLGLEALCRWARPGGGPVAPDVFVPLAEEAGLIGGLGRQVLATAMADLARWRERAAAVDGLTVWVNVSPLQLNDARFVPGVADLLDRHALPGHCLGLEVTETAVTAPRARARLHELRGLGVRIAVDDFGTGYSSLGALKALPVDLLKIDRAFIDGLHGAGSDARIVAAILAMADALGLTVLAEGVERAEQLSALVRLGCTRGQGFLLGAPEPATAIEARLSAPGPGAAAGTRGRPGGGRR
- a CDS encoding histone-like nucleoid-structuring protein Lsr2, whose protein sequence is MAQRVVTELIDDLDGKSAAAETVTFGLDGVMYEIDLSEEHAEELRTLLEGHALHGRRLPASRSPRRRGATRPAGEGSDPKLIRQWAQEQGYEVSARGRVSKALIEAYEAAH
- a CDS encoding TIGR02611 family protein, translating into MTSAQQGPAGVDQGGATRLERYHAWRDRRIATSRTRRMVWRTIIGALGGLIVVLGLALVPLPGPGWLIVFLGVGVLATEFTWAERLLELGKDLLDKWTDWLGRQPIWVRGLIGLACFVFVCAVVVVTLRIVGAPGWVPDWVPLVR
- a CDS encoding SsgA family sporulation/cell division regulator, which produces MDRRPAATVSCELDVRLVVPGEASVPVPVVLRYDSADPYAVQATFRTGGQGVDWVFARELIAAGVNRPVGQGDVRVWPGTDPDDEVVYLALSSPDGKALLEAPAGVLRDFVARTALVVPPGEENRYLDLDSTLAALLAT
- a CDS encoding aminotransferase class IV — translated: MSDVDEVTVWQDGQVLPGREARVSALDSGLTIGDGVFETVRVDAGTPLALTRHLDRLAASALRLGIRPPAADAVRTGVGQLLAAAPRAPRQRLRVTVTAGPGPLGPGRGTGPATLVLAVAALAELPAHAAVVTSPFVRNERSPLAAVKSVSYAESAWLLAEARRRGADETLVANTRGELCEGAAANVFVVLGGRLVTPPLSSGCLPGITRALVLETTGAVEETFPYAALADVEEAFLTSSLRHVTSVARIDDRLLMAPTRRTREAASALAALLVASPDP